The genomic interval CTTCCTCTTTCTAACTCTCGCTGATTGTGGTCGAACTGGTTTAGGTCTTGGTCCCAAAAACTGATTCTCACATCTCCTTATATGGTTTCTAAGTATCCTTTGCAAAGGAAAGAACCGATGATTATTTCTTGGAACATTAGGTCCAATTGTTGCGTGCACAAACTCTGTCAAGTGTTGCTTAATTTCGTCATTGTCCGTGATGCCTTGCTTTACCAACTCTTCGACTTTCTTGATCAGAATTGGATCCATTCTCTCACTCTGTATAAAATGAGCAAAAATGTCAATTGAGTTTAATTCCTAacgtttttcatattttattgcattataatatggttgccatggtaacaatGTATTTATCATGATTATACATGATTTTACTCAAATTTTGTCTCAAGTTCAAGATGTACTATTACTACCGAATaaaatgtaccacaattaaaacaattgtttaaattcactgaaaaggatgaatatatatcgaaaacaatgattcttttGAAATATACCATGTTGAATTTCAaagaaagttgaagaaaaaacagTATTTCTATCTAATGAGGCAAGAGTTGATCACTGttaatcttttaggacccacgagtcatttaatatttgcgCGTATTCAGcaatttaatacacggttagtaattaagattttcaaaaaatgcatcattaagtaaattgttaaaggtttatcactctaAATTGGTGCAGTAGAATCAGGGCtattttttagttatatttGAGCCAAATTTCTGCCATGTGTTTCccaacatttacatttttttcgcatttttgTGCCAACATTATTACTCACCTTAATATGTAGACAAAAATAGTAAAAGACTGACAAAAATTGGTATGATTTAGgcttttttttgcaataaatagACTACAGTTGCATGAATGATAATCTAATGAAATCATATATGGCAACAAGAGCCTTTTTGACCCTTCTTTGCCGATGCTGATATCGGCATTCTTCCTCGAAGGCCTGATCCTGTTTTCCCCCCAAAATTGCTACTGAAATTCCACATTttcttttagatttttttttataatgagaATCTCTTGATTCATTAAATGATGCTTGAGTGAAATATTATCagtgtttttgacattttactcAATTTCTATAactaaattgtttgaaaaagtaCTTTTGAAAATTTCCCCACTTCTTAAAAAATGAGTTTCTTTCCCACACAATGGgcttttcaaaaattgaattgAGATATTGAATGGTAAGTtggaaaaacacacaatataaatatataacaacgACCTTAAACCACCTTAAACCACccaaatgacattttattaaacagggTAGAGATTATAAGACAGGtataaaattttaatacaaGAGAAAGGCAATCAGATGCAATGGCTCATTTTTTTCgaataacaacacaaaatttATTAAAGACTTTTTTACATGTTGTCATTGTAGCATGTGAACAcgaaggctatgacaataccccCAATTACTTATAAATAAGAGCTGTCACATAAATGCAGCAAAGTCCTCTATTCAGCTTTGTCAATGTGATAGGCAAGTAACCTTGACCTACGAGGCAAAAGCACAGATGCTTTGCGAGATACCCATTATAAACGCTGCTCATTTCTGTGAAGTTTTATCAGAATTCAAATAAAATGGAGTAAGTGAGACTATTGTCTCATATGGACAGACACACGgatgaataaacaaacagacTGTGGGACAACTATGTGGATCCATTCATGGGGCATAGAGTAAAAGAACAGACCAGATAGAGCTTAAATACTTACGTTAGCATTGGGATGTTCAGAATGGGAGTTTGTCGCTGGGAAAAAGGTAAAGAACTTCCGTTGTCCGGATTCTTCCATGTTATTCTTGAACTCTTGCAATGCCCTCTTCTTTTCGGCCCTGTATTCACactgaaaaaggaaaaaagttgagagttaccaaacaataaaaaaagaatgaattataaaaaaaaggtttgtaaACCAATACTTGCCATTGCCATTTTGCAATACATCTGCAGAGTTGTCCAAAGTGTGTACCATGTTACATTTGAACCTCTCGAattgtttttgagttattgtcGAGGTGAAAGATTTTGCACAATGATGGTGGCTGACTAAGCAAAACCTCCACATTTTTTCTATGACAAGCTCAAACAAACTATGTTGGGGTGACAGGACTTAATACTGTTTACAGTAGATCAAAGTTAACTGAATTTCAATGTAATATTTTCAACGGTCTTAGACATTCATCCAGTGTGCAGAACACAAGTTTTCTATAACCTAAGCCATCTCTTCAATATATTCCAACCCagaatattttcttatttgtgcATGTTCCATCCCATCAAACATATGGGGCATAACTGTTGGAAAAAGAATTCAATGGGCATTGCTAGCAATACTGTGGTCCTCTAGCAGTTTTGTTGCCATAGTAACAATAACATGAGCATATTTTCCTTATAGGCCCCTAACCACAAAGGGACAGATTCCCGGGACTAAAGGGTGTGGGTGTAACAACTCATTGACAGGGAAGAGATGGACCTGGCAGATGACCTCCTTGGAACGGCCGGGAAACATGAGTTCACCGGAACATGACTCCACTGGCGGCTTAAAATAGTGCCTTAATGTCTTACATTGATTGTTAGCTCTACCAAGCCTCTGCAATGTACATCTCAAGGCAACTGTATCAAAGAAAATATGCTTGGtcttcatatttgttttacatttgctgttcttatataaagtataaagtCTTGTACTTAGGTATTGTAAATGAAACCTGGTACTCAACATAGAACTAACGCCTTTTGACTTTACAGAGTAGATGGCTCATGAACGATCGGTCAGGTCTAGATTCTTGACAGATGCACAAACTTTGTTtgacccataatctaggcatgcataggccgatctggctggttttcgaaaggaaccaagctttaatagatatctaaatactgtacaagtttcattgagatacaatcaaaactgaagactgtatcgtgttcacaagcaattgtttacagacgcacatacgagggcatagccagaagttcgataagcttgataaaatgaaaacaatatgcagcatatctttaaaactttcatacaataataatcaggtaatttgaaattaGGAATGCGAGTTTCATCGTATAGCATGTTATAACGACAACGTTGTGATCACTATGGAAACAGGTGGTCGCGCATTCGTCCGCAGTTGCTAAAATAACCTATgacaatatctttattttgttgACCACTCACATTGAAACCAATAAAACAGCGCTTAAGTTTGCACCTTTGACGTGATGTCAATAACGTGTGATGACGTGGAGTTTTAGGTCAGTGCGTTTGttagtttatttcaaaggaagCATTTTAGACTGACCGGtatagttaaattttgtttaaaatgacgccAGACGACAGACTGAAAAAAACGGGCAGTGATACAGTTCTGAGTGAACCTAAGAAAAACTCCATCGCAAACACTTAAAATGTTGAATGAAGCATCGAGTGAAACTCCAGTGAAGCGAATGCTCATGTACAAGTGGCACAAGCGGTTCAGTGAGGGGCGGGACAGCATTTGTGATGACGTGAGGTCTGGGCGACCGGTTTCACAAACTACGGAGAGTGACGTCGAGGCCGTGAAAAACATTGTTGACGCTGATCGTCGAGTCACTCTTCATGAAATATGCAAGATGTTGGACATGAGTTATGGGTTGGTATGGAGGATAATgaaagacagtttgaaaatgagtcgAGTGAGTGCGCGTTGGGTTCCACGGCTGCTGACAGAAGATGAGCAAAAGAGTACGGGAATCATGCCGATTCTTAACTCGGTACGAAAAGGAAGGAAACCGTTTTCTTGAAAAGATAGTCACTTGCGATGAAACCTGGCTGTTTTTTTACGACCCTGagacaaaacagcaaagcagTCAATGGAAGACAACCGGTTCCCCGCCTCCGAAGAAGGCACAATCATCCCGCTCGATAGGAAAGCATATGTTCATTGTCTTCTTTGATGTGCACGGTGTTATTCTACTCCATGCAGTTCCATAGGGCCAATCTGTGACGGGTGTTTACTATTCTAAGGTTaagtgatatataacaaaattcgtttttatcaaaatttagtTCTTcattaaatctgtataaaacaatgtttaaaaaagtttgtgATTAAAAGTATTggattgaataagtgttagttttaattatatttgatgaaGTACGCAAAACGCGACAAATGCATTATGTTATAAGCCTCAGTTGTGTTCTCCATTTCAGGTTTTGTGGCGTGACTTGTACAGAGCGATGGCATTAAAGAGACCACAGGCTTTGCATGATGGGTGGATTCTTCACCAGGATAATGCACCAGCGAATAGATCGGAGGAGGCCCAGACTACAGCGACAATCCAGCTTGAAGCGGAGATCCTTCCCCCTCCTTATTCGCCGGACCTAGCACCATGCGATTTTACCCTATTTCcgaaacttaaatgtgaactgAAAGGTAAACGCTTCAATGACTTTCAGGAACTACAGAGTGAAGCTCAGACACACCTGTATTCTTACAAGTCAGAGTGGTTCAGTGACATTTACCGGCAGTGGGTAGCGAGACATCGACGTTGTATTGCGGTGAACGGCTCTTACTTCGAGAAGTTATGACGTTGACATCAGATTCTGACGTTTGAACTGCGGGGGCTATACTGAcctcatgttaatgaaaaaacTGTAGTTTCCTTTATATTGTATGCATCAGTTTGAaattttatatgtcatttacagctgaaatagattttatacAAGCTGACGTtcgttgaaaaatgttaaaaatatgttgattttattaagcAATTCCATGAACTTCTGGCTATACCCTCGTAcgacgtacacattaccatcgcataaaaTTATCTTGATTTAAGGTATAATACCATTTATCCAagttaatgttataaatgttaaatacaactataggtaaatttatattttttgtcattcaATATGTTGGGCTACTTTtgagtttttaaatattttagagtTACGTAACTTGTACATGATATTTTCATACCAATAATAAGACTTTGATAATACTCTACTGATTTGATAATCGATTATCGATTTACATTGCACTTTAATGTATTCATTATGAGATTCAACCAATATCCTGCAATATATAACAGTAATTCAAATGGGAAAGGTTTCTTACTTCTGCGATAAGAGGAAACGTCAGCACCTCCTTGATGACAATTCTTGCCCGACAACCCCACTTTTCTGTGATCGTACCCACATGGCGTTCCTTAACGGTTTTCGTACCTTCATTGTCGTCACCATCTTTCTTTGCATATTTGTCATGGTCCGCTTTAGGAGTCTTTTTTTTCGATCTGAATCCCTTAATTCGGTCCTggaaataattatcatttatggtatacatttcatgtatataGAATCAGTATTTTTATTCATGTAAGCTATACAGTTTCTTTTGACAtgttcacatttaaacaaaacaaactacaagaaaaaaagaaagagcACATCACAAGGATGGATctaaaattgaatataatatataattttgaatggTTTACACTGTATAggatataaaatacatatgtgtTATAAGCATGCAAGCATCATAATATCTTATTCCATTATGCAATCTTCTTTCAAAAGGTTTTGTTATCAGTTCAAGTCTGACTTATTCTATAATAATACAATCAGTGTATACAGTTATTGCAATGTTAGATAACTTTCTAGTACaagtatcattattttcttcagagtattgtttaaacaattactGTGTGCCTTCTCCTTTATATCATGTATGTGTATGAAcgattgtaaatatttgtaaatattgtttgtccTCATGGGCCGTATGGCTTATTGGGTGTGTAAtaaatcttcttcttctgtcacaattttaaataacttcttatAACCGAgctttaaagcaactgtgcacctgatgatcaatttgcaagaatttttttttttgtcaaaaactgacataaacttggtattaatgtgtacaatgcattgaaacttactaactgaagtaccacatagtttacaatttatttaagattagCAGTTACTTTGTATTTTCccataaaaaaagattactgggtatgtctacctagtagaattcattccttatgcgtgactggctagtcgatgttatcacgtgatattaccaagttaggtttatagcttaaatatgCCACTCGTTtggagtaagcctttgtagcaaagtggatacaaccctggattgcaattttggcgacacaggttcgaacccggtctccgacataattttttttttacattttggtacctttttttacaattatgatatcaaagcgtaacacattctattaaataattgttctaAGATTCTTTAccgaaaaaaaaactttttttggtgccaatctggtgtacagtccctttaaagctgcactctcagattgactttttttaaatttttgtcttgaaatgagccaaattttgcgtaaatgtctggatcAAGTGATACAAGCTTTACAAATGCTTtcagaacaagagctgtcacagagacagcacgctcgactatttcgccgcttttcagtgtaaggattgaaaagttttggctaaacatgcatggatcactgttagattagatttcaatgcaatacatgatgtgctgtgatattaacataaatgtggttacatgcagtattttaaccagaatttttaagtgtaataataaagggccattatttgcaaaatacagttatctaacttggttattcaattatgttgggtggttgaataccattgtataaagtctcaatgcaatacatcaagtagttgctgagatattatcctatgtgtgctaacatgcaagaccttaaccagaatttctaagtcgcataataaaggggcaaaaattatataatatgaaagatagagttatcttactcaattaaataaaaagttaaatggttgggagcctgtgtgtaaattttcaatgcaatacatgatgtatttgctgaggtattgacttaaaagtggttacatgcaaaaccagaatttctaagtctaataataaagggcaattattttgcattaaatgcaaactagagttatctaacttgattaaattagtaggttggatggttgagtaccattgtattaagtctcaatgcaataccttaagtagttgctgagatattaacctatgtgtgcttgcacgcaaaaccttaaccagaatttctaagttgaataataaaggcctattatttgcattaaatgcaaactagagttatctaacttggttaataaggtacgttggatggttgagtaacattgtatcaagtctcaatgcaatacttcatgtagttgctgagatattaacctatgtgtgtttGCACgcaaccttaaccagaatttctaagtcaaataataaaggcctattatttgcattaaatgtaaactagagttatcttacttggttaattaagtaggttgaatggttgagtaccattgtataaagtcccaatgcaatacctcaagtagttgctgagatatttacctatgtgtgcttgcacgcaaaatcttaaccaaggggtgatgccgacgccgacgcttgggtgagtagtatagctctccttattcttcgaatagtcgagctaaaaatgaatttgaggcagttttgcaaacaattgagatttgttctgTTATGAgatatcttatatgactgaattgatgACAATGATAtccaaatcagctgattctgagacaaaaacttaaaaatcttgtaaatctgtgagggtgcagctttaataatacaatagatATGGCTAAGCCAAAAATTACAGAAGGCAAACCATGCGTCTATTTGTTTCAGGTGAATGCTGAgaaaacatatatacagtacCCCTTTCAAAATTCCAAGATGACAATACAGAACTTTCTTGCCAAGTATTGTATAGGGTGCTTCTGAATTTGTGTagttaaatttcttttttccaGATGGTAAAGCTGAAAAGAAAAAACAGTTGCATACAACAAAGTGTATAGTTATGTAAAAAAGATCAAATGGATGCATGAAACAGATTCAATAGTTGCTTGAAACAGAATGAGTTTTTGTGTGAAACAGAATCTATTTTTGTGTGAAACAGAATAAATACTTGTGTGAAACAGAATCAATAGTGGCATGAAATGGATTCAACAGCTGTGTGAAACATAATCAATAGTTGTGTGTAACAGATTGAATAGTTGTGTGAAACGAAATCAATAGTTGTGTGAAACGAAATCAATAGTTATGTGAAACGAAATCAATAGTGTGAAACGAAATCAATAGTTGCGTGAAATGGATTCAATAGTTGTGTGATACAGAATCAAAAGTCATAATCTTAAAATCTTGGGGAGTTCtgcaaaatttgaaaacaagagATCCACTGAACAAGCACCATCTGTGATCAGGTCTTTATTCAAACAATAGACATTAACTGATAATTATTCAAGTACGGTAAGAGTCATGGCCAATGCTGTAGGAGTGGGTATTGTGTCTGCTAACATTGTACCATGGTCAATTTAAATTTCTTGAATAGTTTAcgagttatggtcaaggttatttttttaagaaaatgtcaacaacaataataatcaaAGTCAAgggaaaatacaatgaaattttgcaaacaTGAAAGTTTAATGACAGACAATTCTTGTAATGGttataaaaaacaagagggccctgaaggccctgtatcgctcacctgatccaattcaagtgtgaaataagtgttttcagggcgaGGGCAATTGTGACAGGAGTCAGATCCTTCCCagtgaccaagtttttttttaatatcacagataattttttaaatttcacggatgacccagttgcaaaccttaccttgctgtaataagtacattttgaccaggtttcatatagataaagtagaatatatggcctcaacagtgttttaaaaatgatttctgtGATTTGActttgtgacctagtttttgaactcgGATTACCCAGTTTCTaacttgacatagacttcataaacacaaacattctgacatagtttcatggtgatcaaagagagaatgtaacctctacagtgtttacatagtttttctatgatttgacctaattgcctggtttttgacctctgattacccagtttcaatctaacgatcatcaagaataacattctgatcaagttccatgaacatatggtcataaatgtggcctctaaagtgttaacatGCTATTCCTATTATTTGGCCTTGGCcaagagctaatcaatataaacattctgactaagtttcatgaacatacagtcataaatgtgacctctagagtgctaacaagcttttcctatgatttgacctaatgacctagttcttgaccacacatgacctggattcaaacttgacttaaagattatcaatataaacattctgaccaattctcatgaagatacagttataaatgtgacctctcgagtgttaacaagcttttccttcaatctgacctggtgacctagtttttgaccgcacatgacccagattcgaacttggcctagagctaatcaatataaacattctgtcatacagtcataaatgtgacctctagagtgctaacatgcttttcctatgatttgacctcctgacctagtttttgaccgcacatgacccagatttaaacttgactttgagattattaatataaacattctgactaactttaatgaagaaacatttataaatgtgacctctatagtgtcacgcttttcctttaatttgacctggtgacctagtttttaaccccagatgacccaagatcgaactcgtccaagattttattgagggtaacattctgaccaagtttcattaagattgtgcccaaattgtgacctctagagtgttaacagtcaaattgttgacgacagggcgatcacaatagctgaccttgagcacttcgtgctcaggtgagctaaaataatagaaataccTGAATTTCCAAAGTTTTTGGTTGACGAGAATGCAGAGAATCGGGAAGAAGTCTGTATTTCATACTCTCTAATGGCTTTATTCACATCTTCGACGTTGTCATAGACCTTCATGTGTTCCTCCACTGAAATCATGTGATGCTGTGTCaagttatgtaatagttactgcacctAAAACCCCATCCTCTGACACCTATCATCAACTGCCAAAGTCAACCTATTCTGTTGGATGTATGTTACTCTCCATATTAGTATAATAGTAACACTATTGAAAAAttgattatgtttatgtataaattcACAAAATTCTGTTCAAATGACTATCTGTCAGATGCTGAttggtgtttgttcataaaaattagtaaaataactgattttcaataaagtttaaaaaataagatatgAGAGCCCCTTTAAAGGCAAAATACCAAGAATGTTAAGCTGGGCATTAGAATAGTGATTATTGATCAAATCTGTCATTGGACTAACATATTCTGAAATCATGGGTCCAGGGctaaaatttgaaattcataAGCTCTAGGGCTTTCTTCTAAAcctaaaacaaacacacatgcaAGTGTCTCATCACAATCTTTTTGGCAATAATCAAGTTTGATacttttaaccttcaagcaccgTAAAGCATAACTTTTGGACCTCACAtggtcaaatatatattgttatcttGCACTGAAACATTCAATTATCCtctacatgtaagtgtttttttatcaagattgaAGTGTCTGACTTGTGCAAAAGATCATGTgatatgaaaaatgataaaagagCGTGTTTTACTTTCAAGAGGCACAAATGGTTCAATTTCCTCTTGTTCCTCGTCGTgggtttcattttcattatcatcACCACCTTCCTCAATTGGCACTGCAAGAAACTGCATTCCATCCCCTGTCTCTGActgtaattataatataaaggGAGAGTATCAATATACTGCATTTCCTCCACTGTCTCTGTCTGTAGAAACAAGTTAAAGGGGGATTATCAACAAATAGCATTCCTTCCCCTGTCACTCactgtaataataatataaagggAGATTATCAATATTCTGCATTCCCTCCCCTGTTTCTGtctgtaaaaacaaattaaagggGGATTATCAATATACTGCATTCACTCCCCTGTCACTGTctataataacaatttaaagGGAGATTATCTACAAACTACATTATATCCACTGTCTCAGTCTGTAAAACAGATAAAAGGGAGGAAATCAACAAACTTCATACCCTCCCTCTCTTTctgtaaaaactatttaaagggAGATTTTGTACAATTTGCAGTCCATTCACTGTCtcttttttacataaaatatcaaagggagaaaatcaacaaaataaattatctcTCTTTGTCTGAATATGTTATAACAATTTTAAGAGAAACAATCAACAAAAAGCATTCTCTTCCCTACTGGGTATATCTGTTTGTAAAACCGATTAAAGGGAAACAATCAACACATTGCATTCCCTCCCCTGTCCCTGTCTATCATAACAAATTAATTGGAggaaatcaacaaaataaattccCTGTCTCCATCTGTAATAACAAGTTTAAGGGAGATAACCAACAAAATGCATTCCCTCCCTTGTCTCTGCCTgtaaaaaaaagatgattaaaaacaaactgCATTATGTACAATGTCTTTGTctgtaaataaaagaaaatatttatgcaatattaaagggaggtaaaaATACATTTCCTCTACAACAAACTGCATCCCCTAGTCTGTCCAAAAAATTAATCTgagttttacttttaaaatattatatctgTAGTAACAACACATATGTGAACAAGTTTATCTTTATTAGTTCTTACATTTTCAAGGTAGAAGCTATCTACACAAGAGTATGTTCCATCTGGTTGGGGCATCACTGTCAAAATTTCCTGAGGCATGCCTGATGCAACGGGTACAGCTTTGAGTGGACTGAGGGACTGCAGCTGGGATTGTACAGTTGATGTGGCCATTGAGGTCTGAAATGAAaaagcattttctttttaaacataatttttcaatgaaaatatttttaagaaacattGGCACAAACGTTGACGCCCTAACAGTCAACATTCCATTTtaaaaagctgcactctcacagaatttctcttttgacaacttttttattttctgtcttggaattagccactttttgcataaatatcagcaaaccagtgataaaagattggtgacaaaagatcagatctaagattttcatatttccgttcaaaaaattttatatggctaaaagtgttactaatggtttaaaaaaatttgcataaaacatcaatttttgaacttaaacatgaaaatctgtgatctgtttttttgtcagcagtcttatatcactggtttccatggatttttgcataaattggctcgttccaacgtcaaaacgttcaatctgtgagagtgcagctttaacacttcATAAGTgccatgaaataaaaaagaaagtaatattttatgctatttattaattatatttttcattttttaacttaccATTGTAACAAGTAGCTTGTTAACATAACACATGAACCAATCTGTTTGATATTCGacccttaaaggcctagtttaagccttcaagaagtgacccccccccccccatatcggtgtatagtacacaacctctgtgtagtattgatcttaatctacttacCTTAATCCCTCTTATcagttttggaggtttcataatattattggACCCTAAATGCCCCTAAGCCAATAAACCAGTATACAGGAAATCGGCCCCTTCtttgacaccagtgcaattagcagaagatgaACAGCAAGGAGTTATCATgctaaacattccttaaactaggccttaatAACAAAAGAGAGACCCTATAAAACTGCAAGAGAGTCCCTTTTACTATCAaacccggcctgggcgcatgtgagtttgattaagtggtcaccaagccagacaagtgggtttcctcggAATAATCGGGTTttcccaacaacacaagaccaaacCTCGCGAAACATCGTGCCAAGGAGAATGattgatattaatattatgttgtaataacttgtttcacaatcattgtgaAATATATAAGCTAAAATTCATGGATATTCTAGCAAAATTATAAATTTCTTGATTGAATTATAATGTATGTTACACATGATATAAGCTAAACTACACCTCTTGAGCAGTAGGGTCTGTGCTAAAGATCTTCATCTTCTTGAACCTCAC from Mya arenaria isolate MELC-2E11 chromosome 7, ASM2691426v1 carries:
- the LOC128240026 gene encoding uncharacterized protein LOC128240026 — encoded protein: MDEFATIKSIQGYEAILNTVLKNQIKILVDQLYEQTGEEAFLLTASLKEGTFSYLGSKYGKDFLEKNSKFKTEFFGYCLSEQKKYEDTLPILGKRKLNSTPNKPPVRFKKMKIFSTDPTAQETSMATSTVQSQLQSLSPLKAVPVASGMPQEILTVMPQPDGTYSCVDSFYLENSETGDGMQFLAVPIEEGGDDNENETHDEEQEEIEPFVPLEMEEHMKVYDNVEDVNKAIREYEIQTSSRFSAFSSTKNFGNSALPSGKKKFNYTNSEAPYTILGKKVLYCHLGILKGDRIKGFRSKKKTPKADHDKYAKKDGDDNEGTKTVKERHVGTITEKWGCRARIVIKEVLTFPLIAECEYRAEKKRALQEFKNNMEESGQRKFFTFFPATNSHSEHPNANSERMDPILIKKVEELVKQGITDNDEIKQHLTEFVHATIGPNVPRNNHRFFPLQRILRNHIRRCENQFLGPRPKPVRPQSARVRKRKKQQSSVVDTLAPNVPREQDFLVFMQ